A segment of the Bos javanicus breed banteng chromosome 22, ARS-OSU_banteng_1.0, whole genome shotgun sequence genome:
CCTCGGGAGGAGCAGACCAAAGAGGGTGAGTAAAGAATAGGCCTTTTGGATGCTAGAGTGCTTTGGTTGGTGGGAGAGTGGTGGTGGGCGCTGTGGGGGTATAGCCCTTGTCTAGAGCAGTTCCATTAGGGCTGGTGTCTGGTACCTGCTGATCCTCACCAGAAGCTCACCGAGACCCTCACAATCTTTTGGTCACTCCCTGTATAGACTTAGGGCTCGATTGGAGGCAGAGTGCTGATGAGGTGATTGTCAAGCTGCGCGTGGGAACCGGTCCCCTGCGGCTGGAGGAAGTTGACGCTGCTTTCACAGACACGGACTGTGTGCTGCGGCTCCCAGGTACGTCCCTCTGCTCCGAGGCCAGCAGTGTATGTGAGCCCCTTGATATCCCCTGCCCCAGCTGACTCCTCCACTCTGTTGCCAGATGGTCGGCAGTGGGGTGGTGTTTTCTATGCCGAGATAGAGAGTTCTTGCACCAAAGTGCAGGCTCGCAAAGGTGGCCTCCTGCAGCTGTCACTGCCCAAGAAGGTGCCTCTGCTTACGTGGCCCTCTCTGCTGGTAAGTCCCAGagtggtgggaggggagaggcagggatCCCCAGTGTAGTTGACAGAGCCTGACTGCTGTATCTCTGGCAGAAGAAACCTCTAGGGACCCAGGAGTTGGTGCCAGGGTTGCGGTGCCAGGAGAATGGGCAGGAGCCATCTCCCGTTGCCCTGGAGCCAGGCCCTGAGCCCCGGCGGGCTAAGCAGGAAGCCCGCAACCAGAAGCGGGCCCAGGGCCGTGGTGAGGTAGGCGCTGGGGCTGGTCCTGGGGCCCAGGCAGGGCCCAGCGCCAAGAGGGCCGTGCATCTCCGCAGAGGGCCAGAGGGGGAAGGGCCCAGAGATGGCCCTGGGCCTCGGGGTGATGCCCCCCAATTCCTGGCTGAGCCGGCCACCCAGGTGAGAGTGGGGTGCCTGCTTGGGGATTGGGAGGTGAGGGGGGAAGGGTGTGGACTCCAGTGGAGAGGGAGCCGCCCGCCAGACCCAAGGCTGATCTTGCCCATGATCTCGCCATGAATAGGCTGAGGCTGAGGAACAGCTCCGTGTACCACCACTGACCCCCCAGACCTGCCTCCTGGGCTCAGAGGAGAATCTAGCACTTTTGACAGGAAAGAAGGCAGCAGCCCCCAGGAGCGACCCAGTGTCCCCTACCGTGGCTCGGAGCAGAGACCCTGAGAAGGACGATTGTTCCAAGGAGGAGATGGCAGTGGCCACAGATGCTGCAGCCTTGGTGGATGGTAAAGGTGGGGCTGGGGTTGGGCAGGCCGAGCTCGAGCTGCAAggtgggtgggtgagtgggtgggCAGGGAGTAGAATAGGAACAGGCTGGAACTTGTCCTGGGTGGCATTGAGCTGTGGTCTCAATATAGAGCCCGAGTCCACGGTGAACCTGGCATTTGTCAAGAATGATTCGTACGAGAAGGGGCCGGACTCAGTGGTGGTGCACGTGTATGTGAAGGAAATCCGCAGGGACACCTCTCGAGTGCTCTTCCGTGAGCAGGACTTCACGCTTATCTTCCAGAccaggtgggtgggtgggcagaCCTGGGGCAGACAGTGTGCTTCAGGCAGGGCAGTGTGTCTCAcgctccttctcctgccctgcccctgcAGGGACGGAAACTTCCTGAGACTGCATCCGGGCTGTGGACCCCACACCATCTTCCGTTGGCAGGTGAAGCTCAGGTGGGTGGTGCCCAGCCCCGCCCCTCTGCCTGTCCTGCTGCCCTGCAGTTCATGTCCCTGGGCCGTCTGGCCACCAGAGGCCCTGAGTGCAGCCTTCCCCTGCAGGAACCTGATCGAGCCCGAGCAGTGCACCTTCTGCTTCACGGCCTCGCGCATCGACATCTGCCTCCGCAAGCGGCAGAGCCAGCGCTGGGGGGGCCTGGAGGCCCCGGCTGCACGAGGTCTGCCCACGAGCTCCTTTCGTTGCCTGGTCCTTGGGACTcggacccccaccccctgccacatGCTGCTAACCACCAGCCCCCCATTCCCCCTTTTTAAGGTGCAGTGGGTGGTGCAAAGGTCGCCGTGCCGACAGGTCCATCCCCCCTGGATTCAGCCCCACCGGGAGGTACACCCCATCCCTTGACAGGCCAGGAGGAAGCCCGGGCCGTGGAGAAGGAGAAACCCAAGGCTCGATCTGAGGACACAGGCCTCGATGGGGTGGCCACCCGCACCCCCGTGGAGCATGTAGCCCCAAAGTCAGAGCCACACCTGGCGTCGGTGAGAATCTCGGGGTGCAGAGGGCCAGGGCTGGAGGCTGGAGAGCTCAGGGCTGCTCTCTCATGCTTCTCTTGCTCCCACAGCCCAAGCCCACATGTATGGTGCCTCCAATGCCCCACAGCCCGGTGAGTGGAGACAGcgtggaggaagaagaggaggaagagaagaaggtgTGTCTGCCAGGCTTCACCGGCCTCGTCAACTTAGGCAACACCTGCTTCATGAACAGCGTCATTCAGTCTCTGTCCAACACGCGGGAGCTGCGGGACTTCTTCCATGGTGAGAGCAGCACCTggagcccagggacgggggacacCTGCCCCCGCTCACAtctctgctgggctgctgtccctAGACCGCTCCTTCGAGGCTGAGATCAACTACAACAACCCGCTGGGGACTGGTGGGCGTCTGGCCATCGGCTTTGCTGTGCTGCTCCGGGCGCTGTGGAAGGGCACCCACCATGCCTTCCAGCCCTCCAAGTTGAAGGTGATCTGTGGCCACtcctggagagggtggggagggccaGCCAGCCGGTGCTGGGGCTCTGGGCTCACACCTTGCCCATGTATCCAGGCCATCGTGGCGAGCAAGGCCAGCCAGTTCACAGGCTACGCCCAGCACGATGCCCAGGAGTTCATGGCTTTCCTGCTGGATGGGCTGCACGAGGACTTGAACCGCATTCAGAATAAGCCCTACACGGAGACTGTGGACTCAGATGGGCGGCCTGATGAGGTCAGAGTTGGGGGCAGCGGTGCGCCTGTGTCCCTCCCGTCCCGGCCCCCGGATCTCCTCGGCCCTCACCACTCTGCTTCTCAGGTGGTGGCTGAGGAAGCCTGGCAGCGGCACAAGATGAGGAACGACTCTTTCATCGTGGACCTGTTTCAGGGCCAGTACAAGTCGAAGCTGGTGTGCCCCGTGTGTGCAAAGGTGTGACGGGCTCCCTAGAAAAAAAGGCACCCCCTCGCTTGTCCTGGTTAGCCTACTCAGAATGGGCTCAGAGGCGCGGGTACCTTTAGGTGCTGCAGAGCACAGTTTGGGCAGAGAAGCTCGGGCGAGGCCTGAGGCCCTGTGGGCTGCAGAGGTCAGGCTGCAAGGGCTTCCTGACTGAGGGGAAAGCGCTCTTTGGGTGACTTGAGATGGAGTGGGGTATGGGAAAAATTGGAAAGGCACATGGGAGGGGCCTGGCGGAGCAGGCTTCCAGTGTCAGAAACAGGGATCCTTCTCTCGTACCGGTTCTCCTGGTCTGTCCAACATACTCAGCCTGAGGCTGGGCGGTGAGGCCCGAGAGCCATCCCCGGGCTTGGATCGGGCGCTCTGGGCACCAGCAGCCTGCCCCTCCACTCCCTGTGCGGCCACCCAGTGGCACCTGTGCATTTGCAGGTCTCCATCACTTTTGACCCGTTCCTGTACCTGCCAGTGCCCTTGCCCCAGAAGCAAAAGGTTCTCCCTGTCTTCTATTTCGCCCGGGAGCCCCACAGCAAGCCCATCAAGGTGAGAACTTGGCCTGTACTTCCGGGCTATGGCCTTAGACCCTGGCCTCCCTCCCCGACGGACACTCTCCTCTTGTCACCACAGTTTCTGGTGAGCGTCAGCAAAGAGAACTCCAGTGCGAGCGAAGTGTTGGACTCCCTATCTCAGAGTGTCCATGTGAAGCCTGAGAACCTGCGTCTGGCTGAGGTGTGTCTGTCCTTCCCTGCCCCTTCTGCACAGGGATGTGTGTCTGTGTTCGCAGCACACAGATAACGTGTGTGCAGTTGTTAGCATCTGTATGTGTCCACGCAGATGTGCATGTGACTGCACAGACAGGTGGGATGCTGCCAGATGAGGCGTGGTTGAAACCAGGCACTTGGGCGATGCACATGAGGTTCCCTCAGTTCCCTGCCATCATCTGAATATATTCCCCCTCTTGGTGGTGGCCCCCAGCTGCTCTTCTTTAGATAAGGACCTTGGGCCACAGGACTAGCCGTCCACCAGCTCTGGTTCTTCTGCATTGTGCTTCTCCCTCCTGTTTTCCCCGATCTGTGTGCTGCTGCCTGGCAGTGTCCTGTTCCTCACCGGGGTAGAGGTTGGGGCACACTTCTTGGAAGGTGGCCCCTTCAGAGTAACCACGTTGCAGTCTCCACAGGGCCCACTGGGGTGACAGCAGGGTTGAGGCCCTTGGTGTGGAGAGCTGGTACGGTTCATAGCTGTCCCAATCCTGATCTTACATCCTCTGTATGCACCAGGCTCCTTACTCTATTGGGCACTGAGGCTGCTGCCAGTGGAGGCGTATATTTCTTACCCCTGACAAGTCCCCAGTGATCCAAGATCAAGGCCAGATCTTGTGGTTTGGAGCAGGGCTAGGGGAAGTGCTCGTCCTCACATCGGATCTGTGTGTTCTCTATCCCCAGGTGATTAAGAATCGCTTCCACCGTGTGTTCCTGCCCTCCCACTCACTGGACACCGTGTCCCCGTCCGACACACTCCTCTGCTTCGAGTTGCTGTCCCCAGAGTTGGCCAAGGAGCGGGTGGTGGTGCTAGAGGTACAACAGGTGAGTAGGGGCCACCCCGCTGACCCAGGGTCCTGGGGGGGGCGGGGATGGCCTGCCTGCCCCGCCTGCCCTCGCTGAGCCAGGCCACCCACCCCAGCGCCCCCAGGTGCCCAGCATCCCCATCTCCAAGTGTGCAGCCTGCCAGCGGAAGCAGCAGTCAGAGGACGAGAAGCTGAAGCGCTGTACCCGGTGCTACCGCGTGGGCTACTGCAACCAGTGAGGACTCCCGTGTTGCCCCGTCCCTGCTCCTGCTTCCACCTGCCACCTTACCTCTTCATGTAAAGCCTGGGTGTCTTAAGTCCTCTACCTGTCCCCATCTGCTGCCACTCTCCCAGACCCCTGGGGAAGCTGGGCTGGCCCTGGTGCAGAGGTAGGGCTGAAGCCCCCTTCTTCCCTCCACTTTCCTTCCAGGCTCTGTCAGAAAACCCACTGGCCTGACCACAAGGGCCTCTGCCGCCCCGAGAACATTGGCTACCCCTTCCTGGTCAGTGTCCCCGCCTCGCGCCTCACCTACGCCCGTCTCGCTCAGCTGCTAGAGGGCTATGCCCGGTAAGTGCCCAGGACCTGGGTTAAGGCGGGGTGGAAGGCAGAGGCGCCAGCCATGCTGGTCTGGATTCTTACTGGCTTTTGCGGCCCGTCGCCAGGTACTCTGTGAGTGTGTTCCAGCCGCCCTTCCAGCCCGGCCGCATGGCCTTGGAGTCCCAGGGCCCTGGCTGCACCACGCTACTCTCCACTAGCTCCCTGGAGGCCGGGGACAGTGACAGGGACCCCATTCAGCCACCAGAGCTCCAGTTGGTGACCCCTGTGGCTGAGGGGGACACTGGGGCCTCCCGGGCATGGGCATCCCCTGATCGGGGCCCTGTGCCCAGCACCAGCGGCATTTCTTCTGAGATGGTGGCCAGTGGGCCTGTTGAAGTTGGCGCCTTGACTGTTGGTGAGAGGGTGTCCCGGCCTGAAGGTAAAAGTCTGCTGAAAGGCTCTGGGGTAGGGAAGGTAGGGGAGAGCTGGGTCAGGCCCTGGTAGACAGGAGAGCTCCGATTATTGTGTCCTTTCTCAGCTGCTGTGCCCGGGTACCAACACCCAAGTGAAGCCCTGAGTGCCCACACTCCACAGTTCTTCATCTACAGAATTGATGCGTCCAACCGAGAGCAGCGGCTAGAGGACAAAGGTTGAGGCCGGCAGGCGGGGGAGCCCTGGTGTGGGTTGGGCCGGCAGCTCCCCACAGCAGTGTGACTCCCCTCCTGCCCGTTTCCAGGAGACGTCCCACTGGACCTGGGAGACGACTGCAGCCTGGCCCTGGTCTGGCGCAACAATGAGCGCCTGCAGGAGTTTGTGCTGGTGGCCTCCAAGGAGCTGGAGTGCGCCGAGGACCCTGGGTCTGCCGGCGAGGCTGCCCGTGCCGGCCACTTCACGCTGGACCAGTGCCTCAACCTCTTCACACGGCCGGAGGTGTTGGCACCCGAGGAGGCTTGGTGAGGCCAGGGTGGCCGGCAGGTGGGGGGCGAGGGCGCCAGGCGCTCTGCCACCCCTGACCGTGCCCCATCCCCGCTCAGGTACTGCCCGCAGTGCAAACAGCACCGCGAGGCCTCCAAGCAGCTGCTGCTGTGGCGCCTGCCCAATGTGCTCATCGTGCAGCTCAAGCGCTTCTCCTTCCGCAGCTTCATCTGGCGTGACAAGATCAACGACCTGGTGGAGTTTCCCGTCCGGTGAGCCAGGGCCCTGCTGCCTGCAGTCAGGGCTGGTGGTGGCGGCGGGGAGGGACACTTGCTGACTGGCTGACCACTCTCGGGCCGGCCCCGCAGGAACCTGGACCTGGGCAAGTTCTGTATCGGTCAGAAAGAGGAGCAGCTGCCCAGCTACGACCTGTACGCCGTCATCAACCACTACGGGGGCATGATTGGCGGCCACTACACCGCCTGTGCACGCCTGCCCAATGACCGCAGCAGCCAGCGCAGCGACGTGGGTGAGGGCACACGCGCCGACAGGACGGACGGGAGGGGCGGTGGCGCAGGCCCTGTTCACACTCTCCCCGCCTTGCCGTAGGCTGGCGCCTGTTCGACGACAGCACGGTGACAACGGTAGACGAGAGCCAGGTGGTGACGCGTTATGCCTATGTCCTCTTCTACCGCCGGCGGAACTCTCCCGTGGAGAGGCCCCCCCGGGCAGGTCACTCTGAGCACCACCCTGACCTGGGCCCTGCAGCTGAGTCAGCTGCCAGCCAGGTGAGGCACGGGGAGGCTTCACAGGCTAGGGGGGCCCAACTCTCAGATGTTGGGGGGCGGCGCATAGAGCACAGCTTCTTCTCCTTCAGCCCCTAAAGCCCTGGCTTTTTAAGCCACAGATGGGGTTCCCTCACATTGCAGCCTTAGCCAGAGCCATTACCGGCTGTAGGGACACTCACAGAGGCACATACACACCAACACGTGGCCAGGGGCGTGTGCATCAAATACAGGCCAGGAGCTGCTACAGACTTGACCGGGCTGTGAATGGACTGTACCCAGCACTCCCAGCTTTCCCTGTGCTGCTCCCCACACGCTGGCCCACAGACCCTCCCTTATGACTGTCCCCGAGTTCTGACATGCACTCAGGCCAGGGCTGCGCCAGCAGTCCATAGCCTTGTGTGGCCGTCCCCCTCTCTGAGGTGGGCATCTGTTCCTGCTGGGCCTTCAGGATCTTCTGTCTCTTGCTGACGTGGGTCCCAGGCCTGGTTGGTGGGCACAGCCCCAACTCTTTCCTGGACTAGTCTCCTCCTGGCGCTGCTCTCCCTTCAGCCCTCTATGCGCAGACTCTGAGACTGTGATCAGGATCTGCACATAGGTGGGAGGGAGCCAGGAGATGACTCTGGGCTTGGCAGTTATGTCCTCCAtgagccagtctcctctgtgggGAGCCTGGGCTAAAACACTGACCGGCTAGCCCCCAACACTAACTGCACCCCAACGGGAAGCTGCATGTCCACTGGGGGGTGTCCTGAGGCCACAGT
Coding sequences within it:
- the USP19 gene encoding ubiquitin carboxyl-terminal hydrolase 19 isoform X8; its protein translation is MSGGASATGPRRGPPGLEEATSKKKQKDRANQESKDGDPRRGSAFTPREEQTKEDLGLDWRQSADEVIVKLRVGTGPLRLEEVDAAFTDTDCVLRLPDGRQWGGVFYAEIESSCTKVQARKGGLLQLSLPKKVPLLTWPSLLKKPLGTQELVPGLRCQENGQEPSPVALEPGPEPRRAKQEARNQKRAQGRGEVGAGAGPGAQAGPSAKRAVHLRRGPEGEGPRDGPGPRGDAPQFLAEPATQAEAEEQLRVPPLTPQTCLLGSEENLALLTGKKAAAPRSDPVSPTVARSRDPEKDDCSKEEMAVATDAAALVDGKEPESTVNLAFVKNDSYEKGPDSVVVHVYVKEIRRDTSRVLFREQDFTLIFQTRDGNFLRLHPGCGPHTIFRWQVKLRNLIEPEQCTFCFTASRIDICLRKRQSQRWGGLEAPAARGAVGGAKVAVPTGPSPLDSAPPGGTPHPLTGQEEARAVEKEKPKARSEDTGLDGVATRTPVEHVAPKSEPHLASPKPTCMVPPMPHSPVSGDSVEEEEEEEKKVCLPGFTGLVNLGNTCFMNSVIQSLSNTRELRDFFHDRSFEAEINYNNPLGTGGRLAIGFAVLLRALWKGTHHAFQPSKLKAIVASKASQFTGYAQHDAQEFMAFLLDGLHEDLNRIQNKPYTETVDSDGRPDEVVAEEAWQRHKMRNDSFIVDLFQGQYKSKLVCPVCAKVSITFDPFLYLPVPLPQKQKVLPVFYFAREPHSKPIKFLVSVSKENSSASEVLDSLSQSVHVKPENLRLAEVIKNRFHRVFLPSHSLDTVSPSDTLLCFELLSPELAKERVVVLEVQQRPQVPSIPISKCAACQRKQQSEDEKLKRCTRCYRVGYCNQLCQKTHWPDHKGLCRPENIGYPFLVSVPASRLTYARLAQLLEGYARYSVSVFQPPFQPGRMALESQGPGCTTLLSTSSLEAGDSDRDPIQPPELQLVTPVAEGDTGASRAWASPDRGPVPSTSGISSEMVASGPVEVGALTVGERVSRPEAAVPGYQHPSEALSAHTPQFFIYRIDASNREQRLEDKGDVPLDLGDDCSLALVWRNNERLQEFVLVASKELECAEDPGSAGEAARAGHFTLDQCLNLFTRPEVLAPEEAWYCPQCKQHREASKQLLLWRLPNVLIVQLKRFSFRSFIWRDKINDLVEFPVRNLDLGKFCIGQKEEQLPSYDLYAVINHYGGMIGGHYTACARLPNDRSSQRSDVGWRLFDDSTVTTVDESQVVTRYAYVLFYRRRNSPVERPPRAGHSEHHPDLGPAAESAASQGLGPGQAPEVAPTRTAPERFAPPVDRPAPTYSNMEEVD
- the USP19 gene encoding ubiquitin carboxyl-terminal hydrolase 19 isoform X10, giving the protein MSGGASATGPRRGPPGLEEATSKKKQKDRANQESKDGDPRRGSAFTPREEQTKEDLGLDWRQSADEVIVKLRVGTGPLRLEEVDAAFTDTDCVLRLPDGRQWGGVFYAEIESSCTKVQARKGGLLQLSLPKKVPLLTWPSLLKKPLGTQELVPGLRCQENGQEPSPVALEPGPEPRRAKQEARNQKRAQGRGEVGAGAGPGAQAGPSAKRAVHLRRGPEGEGPRDGPGPRGDAPQFLAEPATQAEAEEQLRVPPLTPQTCLLGSEENLALLTGKKAAAPRSDPVSPTVARSRDPEKDDCSKEEMAVATDAAALVDEPESTVNLAFVKNDSYEKGPDSVVVHVYVKEIRRDTSRVLFREQDFTLIFQTRDGNFLRLHPGCGPHTIFRWQVKLRNLIEPEQCTFCFTASRIDICLRKRQSQRWGGLEAPAARGAVGGAKVAVPTGPSPLDSAPPGGTPHPLTGQEEARAVEKEKPKARSEDTGLDGVATRTPVEHVAPKSEPHLASPKPTCMVPPMPHSPVSGDSVEEEEEEEKKVCLPGFTGLVNLGNTCFMNSVIQSLSNTRELRDFFHDRSFEAEINYNNPLGTGGRLAIGFAVLLRALWKGTHHAFQPSKLKAIVASKASQFTGYAQHDAQEFMAFLLDGLHEDLNRIQNKPYTETVDSDGRPDEVVAEEAWQRHKMRNDSFIVDLFQGQYKSKLVCPVCAKVSITFDPFLYLPVPLPQKQKVLPVFYFAREPHSKPIKFLVSVSKENSSASEVLDSLSQSVHVKPENLRLAEVIKNRFHRVFLPSHSLDTVSPSDTLLCFELLSPELAKERVVVLEVQQRPQVPSIPISKCAACQRKQQSEDEKLKRCTRCYRVGYCNQLCQKTHWPDHKGLCRPENIGYPFLVSVPASRLTYARLAQLLEGYARYSVSVFQPPFQPGRMALESQGPGCTTLLSTSSLEAGDSDRDPIQPPELQLVTPVAEGDTGASRAWASPDRGPVPSTSGISSEMVASGPVEVGALTVGERVSRPEAAVPGYQHPSEALSAHTPQFFIYRIDASNREQRLEDKGDVPLDLGDDCSLALVWRNNERLQEFVLVASKELECAEDPGSAGEAARAGHFTLDQCLNLFTRPEVLAPEEAWYCPQCKQHREASKQLLLWRLPNVLIVQLKRFSFRSFIWRDKINDLVEFPVRNLDLGKFCIGQKEEQLPSYDLYAVINHYGGMIGGHYTACARLPNDRSSQRSDVGWRLFDDSTVTTVDESQVVTRYAYVLFYRRRNSPVERPPRAGHSEHHPDLGPAAESAASQGLGPGQAPEVAPTRTAPERFAPPVDRPAPTYSNMEEVD
- the USP19 gene encoding ubiquitin carboxyl-terminal hydrolase 19 isoform X15, whose protein sequence is MSGGASATGPRRGPPGLEEATSKKKQKDRANQESKDGDPRRGSAFTPREEQTKEDLGLDWRQSADEVIVKLRVGTGPLRLEEVDAAFTDTDCVLRLPDGRQWGGVFYAEIESSCTKVQARKGGLLQLSLPKKVPLLTWPSLLKKPLGTQELVPGLRCQENGQEPSPVALEPGPEPRRAKQEARNQKRAQGRGEVGAGAGPGAQAGPSAKRAVHLRRGPEGEGPRDGPGPRGDAPQFLAEPATQAEAEEQLRVPPLTPQTCLLGSEENLALLTGKKAAAPRSDPVSPTVARSRDPEKDDCSKEEMAVATDAAALVDGKEPESTVNLAFVKNDSYEKGPDSVVVHVYVKEIRRDTSRVLFREQDFTLIFQTRDGNFLRLHPGCGPHTIFRWQVKLRNLIEPEQCTFCFTASRIDICLRKRQSQRWGGLEAPAARGAVGGAKVAVPTGPSPLDSAPPGGTPHPLTGQEEARAVEKEKPKARSEDTGLDGVATRTPVEHVAPKSEPHLASPKPTCMVPPMPHSPVSGDSVEEEEEEEKKVCLPGFTGLVNLGNTCFMNSVIQSLSNTRELRDFFHDRSFEAEINYNNPLGTGGRLAIGFAVLLRALWKGTHHAFQPSKLKAIVASKASQFTGYAQHDAQEFMAFLLDGLHEDLNRIQNKPYTETVDSDGRPDEVVAEEAWQRHKMRNDSFIVDLFQGQYKSKLVCPVCAKVSITFDPFLYLPVPLPQKQKVLPVFYFAREPHSKPIKFLVSVSKENSSASEVLDSLSQSVHVKPENLRLAEVIKNRFHRVFLPSHSLDTVSPSDTLLCFELLSPELAKERVVVLEVQQRPQVPSIPISKCAACQRKQQSEDEKLKRCTRCYRVGYCNQLCQKTHWPDHKGLCRPENIGYPFLVSVPASRLTYARLAQLLEGYARYSVSVFQPPFQPGRMALESQGPGCTTLLSTSSLEAGDSDRDPIQPPELQLVTPVAEGDTGASRAWASPDRGPVPSTSGISSEMVASGPVEVGALTVGERVSRPEAAVPGYQHPSEALSAHTPQFFIYRIDASNREQRLEDKGDVPLDLGDDCSLALVWRNNERLQEFVLVASKELECAEDPGSAGEAARAGHFTLDQCLNLFTRPEVLAPEEAWYCPQCKQHREASKQLLLWRLPNVLIVQLKRFSFRSFIWRDKINDLVEFPVRNLDLGKFCIGQKEEQLPSYDLYAVINHYGGMIGGHYTACARLPNDRSSQRSDAGACSTTAR
- the USP19 gene encoding ubiquitin carboxyl-terminal hydrolase 19 isoform X2, which translates into the protein MSGGASATGPRRGPPGLEEATSKKKQKDRANQESKDGDPRRGSAFTPREEQTKEDLGLDWRQSADEVIVKLRVGTGPLRLEEVDAAFTDTDCVLRLPDGRQWGGVFYAEIESSCTKVQARKGGLLQLSLPKKVPLLTWPSLLKPLGTQELVPGLRCQENGQEPSPVALEPGPEPRRAKQEARNQKRAQGRGEVGAGAGPGAQAGPSAKRAVHLRRGPEGEGPRDGPGPRGDAPQFLAEPATQAEAEEQLRVPPLTPQTCLLGSEENLALLTGKKAAAPRSDPVSPTVARSRDPEKDDCSKEEMAVATDAAALVDGKEPESTVNLAFVKNDSYEKGPDSVVVHVYVKEIRRDTSRVLFREQDFTLIFQTRDGNFLRLHPGCGPHTIFRWQVKLRNLIEPEQCTFCFTASRIDICLRKRQSQRWGGLEAPAARGAVGGAKVAVPTGPSPLDSAPPGGTPHPLTGQEEARAVEKEKPKARSEDTGLDGVATRTPVEHVAPKSEPHLASPKPTCMVPPMPHSPVSGDSVEEEEEEEKKVCLPGFTGLVNLGNTCFMNSVIQSLSNTRELRDFFHDRSFEAEINYNNPLGTGGRLAIGFAVLLRALWKGTHHAFQPSKLKAIVASKASQFTGYAQHDAQEFMAFLLDGLHEDLNRIQNKPYTETVDSDGRPDEVVAEEAWQRHKMRNDSFIVDLFQGQYKSKLVCPVCAKVSITFDPFLYLPVPLPQKQKVLPVFYFAREPHSKPIKFLVSVSKENSSASEVLDSLSQSVHVKPENLRLAEVIKNRFHRVFLPSHSLDTVSPSDTLLCFELLSPELAKERVVVLEVQQRPQVPSIPISKCAACQRKQQSEDEKLKRCTRCYRVGYCNQLCQKTHWPDHKGLCRPENIGYPFLVSVPASRLTYARLAQLLEGYARYSVSVFQPPFQPGRMALESQGPGCTTLLSTSSLEAGDSDRDPIQPPELQLVTPVAEGDTGASRAWASPDRGPVPSTSGISSEMVASGPVEVGALTVGERVSRPEAAVPGYQHPSEALSAHTPQFFIYRIDASNREQRLEDKGDVPLDLGDDCSLALVWRNNERLQEFVLVASKELECAEDPGSAGEAARAGHFTLDQCLNLFTRPEVLAPEEAWYCPQCKQHREASKQLLLWRLPNVLIVQLKRFSFRSFIWRDKINDLVEFPVRNLDLGKFCIGQKEEQLPSYDLYAVINHYGGMIGGHYTACARLPNDRSSQRSDVGWRLFDDSTVTTVDESQVVTRYAYVLFYRRRNSPVERPPRAGHSEHHPDLGPAAESAASQASRIWQELEAEEEPVPEGPAPLGPWGPQDWVGPPPRGPTTPDEGCLRYFVLGTVAALVALVLNVFYPLVSQSPWR
- the USP19 gene encoding ubiquitin carboxyl-terminal hydrolase 19 isoform X5, with amino-acid sequence MSGGASATGPRRGPPGLEEATSKKKQKDRANQESKDGDPRRGSAFTPREEQTKEDLGLDWRQSADEVIVKLRVGTGPLRLEEVDAAFTDTDCVLRLPDGRQWGGVFYAEIESSCTKVQARKGGLLQLSLPKKVPLLTWPSLLKPLGTQELVPGLRCQENGQEPSPVALEPGPEPRRAKQEARNQKRAQGRGEVGAGAGPGAQAGPSAKRAVHLRRGPEGEGPRDGPGPRGDAPQFLAEPATQAEAEEQLRVPPLTPQTCLLGSEENLALLTGKKAAAPRSDPVSPTVARSRDPEKDDCSKEEMAVATDAAALVDEPESTVNLAFVKNDSYEKGPDSVVVHVYVKEIRRDTSRVLFREQDFTLIFQTRDGNFLRLHPGCGPHTIFRWQVKLRNLIEPEQCTFCFTASRIDICLRKRQSQRWGGLEAPAARGAVGGAKVAVPTGPSPLDSAPPGGTPHPLTGQEEARAVEKEKPKARSEDTGLDGVATRTPVEHVAPKSEPHLASPKPTCMVPPMPHSPVSGDSVEEEEEEEKKVCLPGFTGLVNLGNTCFMNSVIQSLSNTRELRDFFHDRSFEAEINYNNPLGTGGRLAIGFAVLLRALWKGTHHAFQPSKLKAIVASKASQFTGYAQHDAQEFMAFLLDGLHEDLNRIQNKPYTETVDSDGRPDEVVAEEAWQRHKMRNDSFIVDLFQGQYKSKLVCPVCAKVSITFDPFLYLPVPLPQKQKVLPVFYFAREPHSKPIKFLVSVSKENSSASEVLDSLSQSVHVKPENLRLAEVIKNRFHRVFLPSHSLDTVSPSDTLLCFELLSPELAKERVVVLEVQQRPQVPSIPISKCAACQRKQQSEDEKLKRCTRCYRVGYCNQLCQKTHWPDHKGLCRPENIGYPFLVSVPASRLTYARLAQLLEGYARYSVSVFQPPFQPGRMALESQGPGCTTLLSTSSLEAGDSDRDPIQPPELQLVTPVAEGDTGASRAWASPDRGPVPSTSGISSEMVASGPVEVGALTVGERVSRPEAAVPGYQHPSEALSAHTPQFFIYRIDASNREQRLEDKGDVPLDLGDDCSLALVWRNNERLQEFVLVASKELECAEDPGSAGEAARAGHFTLDQCLNLFTRPEVLAPEEAWYCPQCKQHREASKQLLLWRLPNVLIVQLKRFSFRSFIWRDKINDLVEFPVRNLDLGKFCIGQKEEQLPSYDLYAVINHYGGMIGGHYTACARLPNDRSSQRSDVGWRLFDDSTVTTVDESQVVTRYAYVLFYRRRNSPVERPPRAGHSEHHPDLGPAAESAASQASRIWQELEAEEEPVPEGPAPLGPWGPQDWVGPPPRGPTTPDEGCLRYFVLGTVAALVALVLNVFYPLVSQSPWR